In Candidatus Methylomirabilota bacterium, a single window of DNA contains:
- a CDS encoding cache domain-containing protein produces the protein MGQEGARSLTKEDGVRGKRLSIHFGILPKLFITLIAVTVVPLGAIWYVDYRASLEYLSRNIDERLGTQADNAVSYVNAWVDQHARLLRQNASVDDMVSMATRRQAPLLQSIARQYPWVFLAHTVGPNGMNVARSDKEAPKDYGDREYVQQAMGGAPLGRQVVISKTTGRPAFILSVPIVSEDGWRVGVLAIAMAIDDLSAKITAVRIGETGYAFLVDDKGNVIAHPKARGALATHPALLALGYESKKKVVFREAGKDIVAYAQKTDQGWTLVTQQDYAEAYAPLAEANRNALLLLGASVLFVALLSSLLAPRLTQPIRNLTAMANDISRGNLAAAIDEVDRSDEIGGLARAIDRLKSSVEAAMKRLGADQRVLVRDHPPVLGGGVTRS, from the coding sequence ATGGGCCAAGAGGGCGCGCGCTCGCTGACGAAGGAGGATGGCGTGAGAGGCAAGAGGCTTTCGATCCACTTTGGAATCCTTCCCAAGCTCTTCATCACTCTGATCGCCGTGACCGTCGTTCCGCTCGGCGCGATATGGTACGTGGACTATCGGGCGTCGCTGGAGTACCTCTCGCGCAATATCGACGAGCGTCTCGGCACGCAGGCGGACAACGCCGTCAGCTACGTCAATGCCTGGGTCGACCAACACGCCAGGCTGCTCAGGCAGAATGCCAGTGTCGACGACATGGTGTCGATGGCCACCCGCCGGCAGGCGCCGCTGCTGCAGTCGATCGCCCGTCAGTATCCCTGGGTCTTCCTCGCCCACACCGTCGGGCCCAATGGGATGAACGTCGCGCGGAGCGACAAGGAAGCGCCGAAGGACTACGGCGACCGCGAGTACGTCCAGCAAGCCATGGGCGGCGCACCCCTGGGTCGGCAGGTCGTGATCAGCAAGACGACGGGAAGGCCCGCCTTCATCCTGTCGGTGCCGATCGTCTCCGAGGACGGTTGGAGGGTCGGCGTGCTCGCCATCGCGATGGCGATCGACGATCTCTCGGCAAAGATCACCGCGGTCCGCATCGGCGAGACCGGGTACGCGTTCCTGGTGGACGACAAGGGGAATGTCATCGCGCATCCGAAGGCTCGCGGCGCGCTCGCGACGCACCCCGCGCTTCTGGCCTTGGGTTACGAGTCCAAGAAGAAAGTCGTCTTCAGAGAGGCCGGCAAGGACATCGTCGCCTACGCACAGAAGACGGACCAGGGCTGGACGCTGGTCACCCAGCAGGACTACGCCGAGGCCTACGCGCCGCTCGCCGAGGCGAACCGTAATGCGTTGCTCCTCCTGGGGGCGAGCGTCCTGTTCGTGGCCCTCCTGTCGAGCCTGCTGGCCCCGCGTCTCACGCAGCCGATACGCAACCTGACCGCGATGGCCAACGACATCAGCCGCGGCAACCTGGCCGCGGCGATCGACGAGGTCGACCGCTCCGACGAGATCGGCGGGCTCGCCCGGGCCATCGACCGGCTGAAGAGCAGCGTCGAGGCGGCGATGAAACGCCTCGGCGCAGACCAGCGAGTGCTGGTGCGCGACCACCCCCCGGTCCTCGGCGGCGGGGTCACGCGGTCGTGA
- a CDS encoding aldehyde ferredoxin oxidoreductase family protein: protein MKGYGGRILFVDAGTGATRVEPLDAATARAYLGGNGLAARLLYDHVPARTDAFAPANAVVFSVGPITDTTVPGNSRACVATKSPLTELFFDSTFGGRFPATLKRTGFDAVVIAGRASRPSYVLVTEAGAEVKPAGPLWGRTTRDTVNALVAAEGADADAIAIGPAGEQRVRFAAMVHYWKNREGVSGRGGIGAVLGGKNVKAVVVRGTRKTEVADPAALKALIDETREPLKKGTQALSTWGTPVLVGPINALGALGSYNMKSEVFAEARAVGGEEMKAHYHDRDTTCLKCPVACGKQYAIAEGEFAGTKAKMPEYETIFALGPMLGIANPEALILANDLCDLLGMDTITMGVTLAFVCEALERGWLTTKDLGVDFGWGNWRGMLKLVEMTARRDGFGARLAEGAWRLAEQVHPEGTKLVYAVKRLELPAHSARALKGLSIGYATATRGGSHHDTRPTPQYAQGFDRRGTKGKPAFAVRSQHFTAIGDSLVMCRFTAERGFGLFLEEPYARMVRAVTGWDMTLEELERAGERIINLERLFNVREGVRRTQDALPWKVMHEPIPDGPSAGAYCPPDELSAMLDEYYALRGWDGEGIPTASRLATLDLR from the coding sequence GTGAAGGGCTACGGCGGCCGGATCCTGTTCGTCGACGCCGGCACCGGCGCCACGCGCGTCGAGCCGCTCGACGCCGCGACGGCGCGCGCCTACCTCGGCGGCAACGGCCTCGCCGCGCGCCTGCTCTACGACCATGTGCCCGCGCGCACCGACGCGTTCGCCCCCGCGAACGCCGTCGTGTTCAGCGTGGGGCCGATCACCGACACGACGGTGCCCGGCAACAGCCGCGCGTGCGTCGCCACCAAGTCGCCCCTGACCGAGCTCTTCTTCGACTCGACCTTCGGCGGGCGTTTCCCCGCGACGCTCAAGCGCACCGGCTTCGACGCGGTGGTGATCGCCGGGCGCGCGTCGCGGCCGTCCTACGTCCTCGTCACCGAGGCCGGCGCCGAGGTGAAGCCCGCGGGCCCACTCTGGGGCCGGACGACGCGCGACACCGTCAACGCCCTCGTCGCCGCCGAGGGCGCCGACGCCGACGCGATCGCCATCGGCCCGGCGGGCGAGCAGCGCGTGCGCTTCGCCGCGATGGTGCACTACTGGAAGAACCGCGAGGGCGTCTCGGGGCGCGGCGGCATCGGCGCCGTGCTGGGCGGAAAGAACGTGAAGGCCGTCGTCGTGCGCGGGACCCGGAAGACCGAGGTCGCCGACCCCGCGGCGCTCAAGGCCCTGATCGACGAGACGCGCGAGCCCTTGAAGAAGGGCACGCAGGCGCTCTCCACCTGGGGCACGCCCGTCCTCGTCGGCCCGATCAACGCCCTCGGCGCGCTCGGGAGCTACAACATGAAGTCCGAGGTCTTCGCCGAGGCGCGCGCCGTCGGCGGCGAGGAGATGAAGGCCCACTACCACGACCGCGACACGACGTGCCTCAAGTGCCCCGTCGCCTGCGGCAAGCAGTACGCGATCGCCGAGGGCGAGTTCGCCGGGACGAAGGCGAAGATGCCCGAGTACGAGACCATCTTCGCGCTCGGGCCGATGCTCGGCATCGCGAACCCCGAGGCGCTCATCCTCGCCAACGACCTCTGCGACCTCCTCGGGATGGACACGATCACGATGGGCGTTACGCTCGCTTTCGTCTGCGAGGCGCTCGAGCGCGGCTGGCTGACGACCAAGGACCTCGGCGTGGACTTCGGCTGGGGGAACTGGCGCGGGATGCTGAAGCTCGTCGAGATGACGGCGCGCCGCGACGGGTTCGGCGCGCGGCTCGCCGAGGGCGCCTGGCGGCTCGCCGAGCAGGTCCACCCCGAGGGCACGAAGCTCGTCTACGCGGTGAAGCGGCTCGAGCTGCCGGCCCACTCGGCGCGCGCGCTCAAGGGCCTCTCGATCGGCTACGCGACGGCGACGCGCGGCGGGAGCCACCACGACACGCGCCCGACGCCGCAATACGCGCAGGGGTTCGACCGGCGCGGCACCAAGGGCAAGCCGGCCTTCGCCGTCCGGAGCCAGCACTTCACCGCCATCGGCGATTCCCTCGTCATGTGCCGCTTCACCGCCGAGCGCGGCTTCGGCCTCTTCCTCGAGGAGCCCTACGCGCGCATGGTGCGCGCCGTCACCGGCTGGGACATGACGCTCGAGGAGCTCGAGCGCGCCGGCGAGCGCATCATCAACCTCGAGCGCCTCTTCAACGTGCGCGAGGGCGTGCGGCGCACCCAGGACGCGCTCCCGTGGAAGGTGATGCACGAGCCCATCCCCGACGGGCCCTCGGCCGGCGCCTACTGCCCGCCCGACGAGCTCTCCGCGATGCTCGACGAGTACTACGCCCTCCGCGGCTGGGACGGCGAGGGGATCCCGACGGCGTCGCGCCTGGCCACGCTGGATCTGAGGTAG